One Nocardioides aromaticivorans genomic window carries:
- the trpC gene encoding indole-3-glycerol phosphate synthase TrpC: MGTVLDEIVAGVREDLALRQASVPEADLRAALADAPAPRDPMPHFRGAGSSVIAEVKRKSPSKGELADIPDPAALAKEYAAGGAAAISVLTEQRRFGGSLDDLRAVRAAVEVPVLRKDFIVTEYQLLEARAAGADLALLMASCLPDDRLDRLHDLARELGLTVLLEVHDEAETERAIEIGAELIGVNARNLKTLEVDAGTFGRLAPLVPADRVLVAESGITGQADVQRFVDEGARAVLVGEALVRDGAPRDAVAAMTGLQRRSGEQR; encoded by the coding sequence ATGGGAACTGTGCTTGACGAGATCGTCGCCGGTGTTCGCGAGGACCTCGCGCTCCGGCAGGCGAGTGTGCCCGAGGCCGACCTGCGTGCCGCCCTCGCCGACGCTCCGGCGCCGCGCGACCCGATGCCGCACTTCCGCGGCGCGGGCTCGAGCGTGATCGCCGAGGTGAAGCGGAAGAGCCCGAGCAAGGGCGAGCTGGCCGACATCCCCGATCCCGCCGCGCTGGCGAAGGAGTACGCCGCCGGCGGCGCCGCCGCGATCAGCGTGCTCACCGAGCAGCGGCGCTTCGGCGGGAGCCTGGACGACCTGCGCGCCGTGCGGGCCGCGGTCGAGGTGCCCGTGCTGCGCAAGGACTTCATCGTCACCGAGTACCAGCTGCTCGAGGCCCGGGCGGCGGGTGCCGACCTGGCGCTGCTGATGGCCTCGTGCCTGCCGGACGACCGGCTGGACCGGTTGCACGACCTCGCCCGCGAGCTCGGGCTGACGGTGCTGCTGGAGGTGCACGACGAGGCCGAGACGGAGCGCGCGATCGAGATCGGCGCCGAGCTGATCGGTGTCAACGCGCGCAACCTGAAGACGCTCGAGGTCGACGCCGGGACCTTCGGCCGCCTCGCGCCGCTGGTGCCGGCCGACCGGGTCCTGGTCGCCGAGTCCGGCATCACCGGGCAGGCCGACGTGCAGCGCTTCGTCGACGAGGGCGCCCGTGCGGTGCTGGTCGGTGAGGCGCTGGTCAGGGACGGAGCACCGAGGGACGCCGTGGCCGCGATGACCGGCCTGCAACGGAGGAGTGGAGAGCAGCGATGA